The Apium graveolens cultivar Ventura chromosome 6, ASM990537v1, whole genome shotgun sequence genome contains a region encoding:
- the LOC141666650 gene encoding aquaporin PIP1-3-like, whose translation MEGKEEDVKLGANKFSERQPIGTSAQTDKDYKEPPPAPLFEPGELISWSFYRAGIAEFIATFLFLYVTVLTVMGVARAPNKCASVGIQGIAWAFGGMIFALVYCTAGISGGHINPAVTFGLFLARKLSLTRALFYMVMQCLGAICGAGVIKGFEGSSKFELNGGGANVVNHGYTKGDGLGAEIVGTFVLVYTVFSATDAKRNARDSHVPILAPLPIGFAVFLVHLATIPITGTGINPARSLGAAIIYNKDHAWDDHWVFWVGPFIGAALAALYHQIVIRAIPFKSRP comes from the exons atggagggTAAAGAAGAGGATGTTAAGCTTGGAGCTAACAAGTTCTCAGAGAGGCAACCAATAGGCACATCTGCACAAACGGATAAGGACTACAAGGAGCCACCACCAGCGCCATTGTTTGAGCCTGGTGAGCTCATTTCATGGTCCTTTTACAGGGCTGGTATTGCTGAGTTCATAGCCACTTTCTTGTTCTTGTATGTCACTGTTTTGACTGTTATGGGTGTGGCTAGGGCACCTAATAAGTGTGCATCTGTGGGTATTCAAGGAATTGCTTGGGCTTTTGGTGGTATGATTTTTGCCCTTGTTTACTGCACTGCTGGTATATCAG GAGGGCACATAAACCCAGCTGTGACCTTTGGGTTGTTTCTGGCTAGGAAGCTTTCTCTTACCAGGGCTCTGTTCTACATGGTGATGCAGTGCCTTGGTGCCATTTGTGGTGCTGGTGTTATCAAGGGCTTTGAGGGATCTTCAAAATTTGAACTCAATGGCGGTGGTGCTAATGTTGTGAACCATGGCTATACAAAGGGTGATGGACTTGGTGCTGAGATTGTTGGCACCTTTGTTCTTGTCTACACTGTCTTCTCTGCAACTGATGCTAAGAGAAATGCTAGAGACTCACATGTTCCA ATATTGGCTCCACTTCCCATAGGATTCGCAGTGTTCTTGGTTCATTTGGCCACCATCCCCATCACAGGGACTGGTATTAACCCAGCTAGAAGTCTCGGTGCTGCCATCATTTACAACAAAGATCATGCATGGGATGATCAt TGGGTCTTCTGGGTTGGCCCATTCATTGGCGCTGCTCTTGCTGCCTTGTACCACCAGATAGTTATCAGAGCCATTCCTTTCAAGAGCAGGCCTTGA